In Luteibaculum oceani, the genomic window GACTTAAGTATTTTGCTTCTAGAAGTATGTTTCAATCTTCTAATTGCCTTTTCTTTAATCTGTCTAACACGTTCGCGAGTAAGATCGAATTTCTCTCCAATTTCCTCTAAGGTCATTGGGTGCTGTCCGCTTAATCCGAAGTAAAGACGAATAACATCAGCTTCTCTTGCAGTAAGGGTAGATAGAGCCCTATCTATCTCTTTTCGCAAAGAATCGTGCATAAGTTCTTGCTCTGGGCTAGGACTTTCTGCACTGCTAAGAACGTCGTACATGTTAGAGCTGGAGTCATCGCCATCCTTAAGAGGCGCGTCCATAGAAACGTGTCTTCCTGCATTTCTAAGCGATTGCTTAACCTCATCTACAGACATGTCAAGAATCTCGGCAAGTTCTGCTGGAGTTGGAGCTCTCTCATATTTTTGCTCTAGCTCTGAGAATGCTTTATTCACCTTGTTAATAGATCCAATCTTATTAAGAGGAAGACGAACAATTCTAGATTGCTCAGCTAAAGCTTGAAGGATAGATTGACGAATCCACCAAACAGCGTAAGAAATAAATTTAAATCCACGAGTTTCATCGAAACGTTGAGCGGCTTTAATGAGTCCCAGGTTCCCTTCGTTGATAAGGTCAGGAAGTGTTAAACCTTGATTTTGATACTGCTTAGAAACCGAAACAACAAATCGCAAGTTGGCTTTGGTAAGTTTTTCGAGGGCCGCCTGGTCACCTTTCTTAATTCTACGAGCTAATTCTACTTCTTCTTCTGCAGTAATTAACTCAACTTTACCAATTTCCTGAAGGTATTTATCCAAAGACGCCGTTTCGCGATTGGTTACCTGTTTTACAATTTTCAGCTGCCTCATTTAAGGGTATTTAATTTGTTTAAGGCCAAAGGCCTAGCAAAAGTTATTATTTGGGTTTGGAAAGGGCGCTTGGGAATTAGCGCCCTATCAATAACGGAATAATAGCAATCTTGTTACGCTTCCTTCTTCTCAGGTTTAGGAAGTAATACCTTTCTAGAAAGTTTAAGCTTTCCAGACTTAGGATCTTTCCCTAAAACTTTAACTTCTACCTGGTCGTTTTCATTGAAAACGTCTTTTACATTTTCAATTTTCTCCCAAGCAATTTCTGAGATATGAAGTAATCCATCTGTTCCTGGAACTAATTCCACGAATGCACCGTAAGGCATGATGGCTTTAACTTTTCCTTTAAATGTCTCTCCAACTTCAATTACACGTGGAATAGCAATGCTCTTGATCTTGTTCACTGCTTTATCCATGCTCTCCTTGTTGTTAGAAACAACCTGCACTAATCCTTTGTTGTTTACTTCTTCGATAACAACGGTAGCACCAGATTCATTTTGAATTTCCTGGATAATCTTACCACCTGGTCCAATAACAGCACCTATATTTTCCTTAGGAATTTCGAAGCTTACGATTCTTGGAGCATGCTCCTTATAATCTTCTCTTGGTTGGTCGATTGTTTTAAGGAGTTCATTAAGGATATGAAGTCTTCCTGCTTTAGACTGCTCAAGAGCATCTTCTAAAATTTGGTAGTTAAGACCTTCAATTTTAATATCCATCTGACAAGCAGTGATTCCTTTCGTAGTACCACATACTTTAAAGTCCATATCTCCTAGGTGATCCTCATCTCCAAGAATATCGCTAAGAACGGCGTATTTACTTCCATCTTTATTGGTAATAAGACCCATTGCGATACCAGAAACTGGGTTTTTCATCTTAACACCACCGTCCATTAATGCTAGGGTTCCAGCACATACAGTAGCCATAGAAGAAGAACCATTAGATTCTAAAATATCAGAAACTAAACGGATGGTATATGGATTGTCGTTACCACCTGGAACCATGTTTTTAAGAGCACGCATGGCTAGGTTACCATGTCCAATTTCTCTACGTCCAGGACCTCTGTTAGGTCTAGCTTCACCTGTTGAAAAAGCAGGGAAGTTGTAGTGAAGAAGGAAACGGTCAGATCCCGTTTTAATTACGGTATCAATCGATTGTTCGTCTAATTTAGAACCAAGTGTTAACGAAGTTAAGGATTGAGTTTCTCCACGAGTAAACACAGCAGAACCGTGAGTTCCTGGTAGGTAATCTACTTCACACCAAATAGGTCTAATTTCATCAAGCTTTCTTCCATCAAGACGCTTTCTTTCTTCAAGAACAACATCTCTTACACCTTCTTTCTCAACCTTACCGAAGTATTGTTTTAAAAGGAATGCATTTTCAGCTTTTTCCTCATCTGAAAGCGTTTCAAGGAAAGCTTCTCTAATTTCGGTGAATCTTCTCTTGCGCTCTTCTTTGATAGCAATTCCTGAAGCTGCTACCTCTTTTACCTTATCGTAGCAAAAGTTGCGAATTGCTTCGAAAAGTTCTGGGTTCGACTTTTCGTGGTTGTACTCTCTTTTAGGGAAGGCGTTAGGAACTTCCTTTGCTAATTCTTCCTGAGCGATACATTGATCAATAATTACTTTGTGAGCGGCCTTAATTGCCTCAAGCATTTCTGCTTCAGAAATTTCAAGCATCTCACCTTCCACCATGGTAATGCTGTCTTTTGAACCAGCAATAATCATGTCGATGTCTGAGTTTTCCAATTGTTCATCAGATGGGTTAATGATAAACTCACCATTAACTCTTCCAACTTTTACTTCAGAAATAGGACCGTGGAAAGGAATATCAGAAACTGAAATTGCAGCTGATGCCGC contains:
- a CDS encoding sigma-70 family RNA polymerase sigma factor, which codes for MRQLKIVKQVTNRETASLDKYLQEIGKVELITAEEEVELARRIKKGDQAALEKLTKANLRFVVSVSKQYQNQGLTLPDLINEGNLGLIKAAQRFDETRGFKFISYAVWWIRQSILQALAEQSRIVRLPLNKIGSINKVNKAFSELEQKYERAPTPAELAEILDMSVDEVKQSLRNAGRHVSMDAPLKDGDDSSSNMYDVLSSAESPSPEQELMHDSLRKEIDRALSTLTAREADVIRLYFGLSGQHPMTLEEIGEKFDLTRERVRQIKEKAIRRLKHTSRSKILKSYLG
- a CDS encoding polyribonucleotide nucleotidyltransferase gives rise to the protein MKPTGFSKTVEMPNGKPVTIETGILAKQADGSIVLRCGDTMLLATVVANKEAKEDVDFLPLTVDYREKFSAAGRFPGGFFKREAKPSDAEVLVSRLIDRALRPMFPSDFHAETQVMVSLLSYDPTVSPDSLAGFAASAAISVSDIPFHGPISEVKVGRVNGEFIINPSDEQLENSDIDMIIAGSKDSITMVEGEMLEISEAEMLEAIKAAHKVIIDQCIAQEELAKEVPNAFPKREYNHEKSNPELFEAIRNFCYDKVKEVAASGIAIKEERKRRFTEIREAFLETLSDEEKAENAFLLKQYFGKVEKEGVRDVVLEERKRLDGRKLDEIRPIWCEVDYLPGTHGSAVFTRGETQSLTSLTLGSKLDEQSIDTVIKTGSDRFLLHYNFPAFSTGEARPNRGPGRREIGHGNLAMRALKNMVPGGNDNPYTIRLVSDILESNGSSSMATVCAGTLALMDGGVKMKNPVSGIAMGLITNKDGSKYAVLSDILGDEDHLGDMDFKVCGTTKGITACQMDIKIEGLNYQILEDALEQSKAGRLHILNELLKTIDQPREDYKEHAPRIVSFEIPKENIGAVIGPGGKIIQEIQNESGATVVIEEVNNKGLVQVVSNNKESMDKAVNKIKSIAIPRVIEVGETFKGKVKAIMPYGAFVELVPGTDGLLHISEIAWEKIENVKDVFNENDQVEVKVLGKDPKSGKLKLSRKVLLPKPEKKEA